Within Amycolatopsis sp. cg5, the genomic segment ATGTCCGGCCCGGCTGGACGTCACGCGCCGAAGTTCGAACGGTGTCCGGCGCTCGTCCCGTACTTCCTTCGGCGCGAGGTCGTCATGCACAAGGTTCCGAAGCGGCTGCTGCGGCTGCTGCGGTGGAGTCGCATGTGGATCGGGGTGAGCGACTGCGGCGTCATGTGCTTCCCGCTGTGGGCGCTCCCCGGCGACTCCGACATGACGTGGTGCACGACGTGCTTCCCGGCAGGTTTCAAATGGCTGTAGTGGTGCACGCCTACCAGGCTGAGCCGGTCGCCGAGCGGGAGGCGCCTGCGGCGATGAGCGACCGGTTCCACCCGGCCGAGGACACCGTGCGGTTCCGGCGTGTCCTGCCGCCGGAGACGGCGGCCGAGCAGACGGTCCAGTTCCCGGCCGTCCCGCCGGAATCCCCGGCCGAGCAGACAACGGTGCTGGTTCTGTTCTCCACTCCACGGCACCGCCCATTGCACGACTGGATGGCCGCGCAGATGCCCGAGCCGCAGGCACCCGAGATCGAGCCACTGTGGCCGGACATCGATCCGGATTCGTAGACATTCCAACCACTTCTCAGACGAACGGGAGCAAGGTCGCAGATGGCGGGCAAGGTTCAGTTGATCACGGTCGATATCGGCCGGACCCTCGGCACGTTCACCGGGACCTCGACCGCGGAGCGGCTGCGCGCGTTGTCTCCGCTGGCGGACATCGCGCCGCACCGATTCGCGGAGACCGTGCGTTGCCTGCTGCACCGCGCACCCGAGCTGACGAGCGAGCTGGTCAGCCAGGTGTGTCGGCGGCTGCTGATCCCGTTCACCGAGTTCCCGACGCGATGGGATCGCGGGTACCTGCCGTACCCGCACGCGGCCCGAGCCCTGGACGAGCTGGCGAGGATCGCGCCCGTGGTCGCACTGTCCAATATGGCCGTCACCGGCGGACCCGAGCGGGTCTCGGCCGTTCGACGGGCGCACCTCGGGGAGCTTGCCGCTATCTACCCGAGCTTCCAGCTCGGCGGGGCGAAACCCGAGCCGTGGCTGTGGCAGGCGATCGCCGGTCGTCACGGCACCGAGGTCGAGGGCGTGGTGCACATCGGCGATCGGCTCGATGCCGACGTGTACGGGGCGCTGTACGCCGGGGCGCGCGTGGTCCACATCCGTCACAGCGGCGAAGCGACGGTGTACCCGAAAGGCAGCGGGGACAAGGTGTTCACGGTGTTCGATCTGCTGGACGCGGTGCCGGTGGTGCAGGCGTGGTCCGACCGATAAGGGTTGGTATGAAACGAAAGGGTGATCGAAGTGGTGGAGTTTCGTGTGGAGGTGTATCGGTGATGGCGGCGAAGATTCAAGATTCCCGACCCACGATCACTCCGGACGAGCGCAAGTTGCTGACCGTGCTTGCGGATTCGGCGCGGGGGTTGAGTTGCCACGAGGCGGCGGAGCAGTCCGGATTCAGCGTTAGCGAGACCTACAGGTTGCTGTCGGCGCTGAGCCACAAGGAGTTTACCGTCAAGGAGTCGCAGGAGCGCACGGTCGGGATGGTCACAGTGGTTCACTTCGCCTCGGCGGTGGGCCGGGATCGGCTCGTTCCGGCCTCGGTGGGTCGGCCCGCGAAGTAGCCGGACCACTGTCCGATGTGGCCGTGGCGTCGGCGCAGCCCGCCCCTTCCGCCGGTCAAGCGGTCCGCGTCGCAAGCCCGGATCGCGCTGGAACGACTCGCCGATCTGAACGCGCGGCGGCTGGCGCTCGATCCCGAAGCGACGGTGATTCTGCGCGTTCCGTACCTGTGGGCCGGTGACGATGAGCGGGTGGACCCGGCGCTGTCGATCGATCCCGGCAGGCCGCTGTCCACCGACGCGGACGGCCCCGACCCGCGCCGCTGGCAGGCATGACGAAAGCGCCCCCGAAGTCCGGAGTGGACTTCGGGGGCGCTCGTGTTTCCGCGCTGTGGTGGCCGGTTCAGGCGGGGGTGGTGTTCCCGTCGATGGCCGCGAGGATCGCGTCCAGCTTCTCGTCCTGCGCGGCCTGCGCCTTCTCGATGGCCTGGATGCGCGGCAGGATGTCGAAGTGTTCCAGCTCCCACGCCGAATGCGCGGCGTTGGTCAGCGAGCCCGCGTTGTGTCCCTTGCGCGCGGCGATGGCCTTGTCGTCGATGGCCGGGAACAGCCGCGCCAGCCGGACCATGAAGTCGCCGTACTCCACTCCGGCCTGTGCCCACGTCTTGCTGAGACTGGCGTAGATCTCGTTAATCTGCTCGGAAGCGGTCTTGCTCAACTCGTCCTCCCCGGGGTCGCCGCCGCCCAGGTTCCAGGCGCGGGTGTCGTCGGCGCTGCCGTTCGGCATGACGCTGAGGTGCAGGTGATGGGTGTGGCCGTTCGAGCCGGAGTACGGCATCCAGCACCACGGGTTGAATTGCGGCCGGGTGTCGAGGATTCGCCAATTCCAGATGACGTACTTGATCCGCGAATCCCGTGACCGCACCAGAACATCGGCGAGCCAGTTGCAATCGAGCCCGCCCGCGGGGTCGTGCGTGAAGTCTCGCGCGGTGACGATTCCCGGCCCGTACCAAGGATTGTGGTCGCTGTCGGTCGTGGCGTGCGCGGCGTCACCGATCGACCCGTCCGACGCCCGCGACCGTCGAGGCGCCCGCGCGTTCAACTGTCCCAGCAGGACGTCCAGCGACTTCGCTACCCGCCACGTCATCGGCTGCTCCTTTCCGGCTCGCCCGCGGTTACCGCTTCGCCAACGTCTCGACGGTCAGGCCGTAGGAGAACTCGCTGCGGACGAACGCGGTGAACTGATCCACTCCGGACGGTGCCTCGATGTAGGGCCGGGCCGCGTCGTGCGCGACGTTGGTCCACGTCTTGTCGATCGGGTATCCGGCCTTCGCGCCGCTGGAGATCGCCATCAGCCGCACGGATTCGGCCGGGCCGACCGCGCACTTGAAGCTCAGCCAGGCGCGTTGCACGACGGTGCTGACCGAGCCGACCGGCACGGCGAACACGTGGCAGCGTTCGCGGAGCTTGCCGTTCGCGTCGCGCCCGGTGCCGTCGAAGGTGTACGGGATCGCTGCCATGTCGTCCTCCGTTTCCCCGGCCGTGGAAAGGAAGAAGGCCGAGAGGTTGTCCGTGTGGTCGAGGTCGACGTTTCCGGTCACGCCCGGGATGCGGCCGACGCTGGTGTACTGGTGCATGTCCACCCGGCCGCCGTAGGCGGTGATGGGGTGGCGCTTCCCGTCGTTGGGGCCGTAGGAGGCGCACCAGGTGCGATCCCAGTCGTACGGCCAACTGTCCGGGTTCAAGCTCGCCAGCCAGGACGCCGAGGCGTACAGGACGACGATCGGATATTCCTGGTGGACGGTTTCGAGGAACCGGCGGGCGAATCCGGGC encodes:
- a CDS encoding HAD family hydrolase; this translates as MAGKVQLITVDIGRTLGTFTGTSTAERLRALSPLADIAPHRFAETVRCLLHRAPELTSELVSQVCRRLLIPFTEFPTRWDRGYLPYPHAARALDELARIAPVVALSNMAVTGGPERVSAVRRAHLGELAAIYPSFQLGGAKPEPWLWQAIAGRHGTEVEGVVHIGDRLDADVYGALYAGARVVHIRHSGEATVYPKGSGDKVFTVFDLLDAVPVVQAWSDR
- a CDS encoding glycoside hydrolase family 25 protein, which codes for MSVVVDLFQRYNPVTNWSALAAAVDAAYIKYSDGMGGASTPADNYANGCRANAIPYGGYHFAQAGDPVAQAREFIAQYQRLGGQLAPALDLETGDISYTARPGFARRFLETVHQEYPIVVLYASASWLASLNPDSWPYDWDRTWCASYGPNDGKRHPITAYGGRVDMHQYTSVGRIPGVTGNVDLDHTDNLSAFFLSTAGETEDDMAAIPYTFDGTGRDANGKLRERCHVFAVPVGSVSTVVQRAWLSFKCAVGPAESVRLMAISSGAKAGYPIDKTWTNVAHDAARPYIEAPSGVDQFTAFVRSEFSYGLTVETLAKR
- a CDS encoding helix-turn-helix domain-containing protein, which produces MAAKIQDSRPTITPDERKLLTVLADSARGLSCHEAAEQSGFSVSETYRLLSALSHKEFTVKESQERTVGMVTVVHFASAVGRDRLVPASVGRPAK